One Euphorbia lathyris chromosome 1, ddEupLath1.1, whole genome shotgun sequence DNA segment encodes these proteins:
- the LOC136201911 gene encoding uncharacterized protein translates to MENSSKYILRKSIHSFLVNYHYFTSTSSFLALPFSIAILLSQYLFLPSSSSSSSSSSLFPAVFNRLHNLFEAAGLPSSSDFFTILNLKLSQTLTSFIFALPFSFTFLLLSKSSVIQSFNQFPPISSSSPSFSSLFSIFNPLLLTYICNSFLIVSANATAFTFLFLSFNFLQGFGFSSPTSSLLLSAAGAVVYSVILANAIIISNLALVLSGRERSGGFLPFLKACVMIRGRTSTALSIALPVNMAMAGIEALFQYRIVSSYHIGETPSCLTIIEGILIAYMYSNLIVIDTIASCMFLKSCKAICCCIDRDRDEEDEEEWYVYRIEVSGEDKNAEQVSFKVCQEYS, encoded by the coding sequence ATGGAAAATTCATCAAAGTACATTCTGAGAAAATCAAtccattctttccttgtaaaTTATCATTACTTCACTTCTACTTCCTCCTTCCTTGCCTTACCTTTCTCCATTGCAATTCTCCTTTCTCAATACTTGTTTCttccctcctcctcctcctcttcttcttcttcttcgctcTTCCCGGCGGTCTTCAATCGCCTCCATAATCTATTCGAAGCAGCTGGACTGCCGTCGTCTTCAGATTTCTTCACCATTCTTAATCTCAAGCTCTCTCAAACTCTCACTTCTTTCATCTTCGCTCTCCCCTTCTCTTTCACTTTCTTACTTCTCTCCAAATCCTCTGTAATTCAATCTTTCAACCAATTTCCCCCAATTTCATCCTCATCtccttctttctcttctcttttctcAATTTTCAATCCCCTTCTTCTCACCTATATctgcaactcattcttaatcgTCTCCGCCAATGCAACCGCCTTCACTTTCTTATTCCTCTCCTTCAATTTTCTTCAAGGTTTCGGATTCTCTTCCCCTACCTCCTCCCTCCTCCTATCCGCCGCCGGAGCCGTAGTTTACTCCGTCATTCTCGCGAATGCAATCATCATATCCAATTTGGCATTGGTTTTGTCCGGCAGAGAACGATCCGGGGGGTTTCTTCCATTTCTTAAGGCATGTGTGATGATTCGGGGAAGAACTTCGACAGCACTATCAATTGCCTTGCCGGTAAACATGGCCATGGCCGGAATTGAAGCTCTGTTTCAATACCGGATTGTGAGTTCATATCATATTGGGGAAACGCCGTCTTGTTTGACGATTATTGAAGGAATTTTGATTGCTTATATGTATTCGAATTTGATCGTTATTGATACAATTGCTAGTTGTATGTTCTTGAAAAGCTGTAAGGCAATTTGTTGTTGCATTGATCGAGATcgagatgaagaagatgaagaagaatggTATGTTTACCGGATTGAAGTTTCAGGGGAAGATAAAAATGCAGAGCAGGTCAGCTTCAAGGTGTGTCAAGAATATTCATAA
- the LOC136232564 gene encoding pentatricopeptide repeat-containing protein At5g44230 gives MTTFSRKFFSTRPSFISYLPKQLPQHIPVSQPTPIFIPFSQLQQQLRLLESHINSTLDACTSLSQIKQVHSHILCQGLHQCSYVITKLVRTLTNLNVPMEPYPRSIFHQVQSPNPFLYSAVIRGYSIQGPLSESVRVYSLMRSEGVGPVSFTFSAILKACGGLLDVKLGRQMHTQSILIGGLCSDLFVMNTLIDMYVKCGFLECGRKVFDEMPQKDVISWTEIIVAYTKIGDMKSASQLFDDFPSKDMVAWTAMVTGFAQNAKPREAIECFERMLDAGVRTDEVTLVGVVSACAQLGTAEYADWIGDIAQKLGAGSGHDVVLGSALIDMYSKCGNIDVAYKVFSGLKYRNVFSYSSMIMGFAVHGRAESAIKMFNEMVKTDIEPNDVTFIGVLTACVHSRLVDEALRMFELMEKCYGVKPTADHYTCIVDVLGRAGRLNEALELVKTMPIQPHAGVWGALLGACRIHRNPDIASIAASHLFELEPNGIGNYVILSNIYASAGRFLDESDVRELMRKQGLKKNPGCSWIEATKGVIHEFFSGDLTHPMSTDIKQVLMDLLGSLEGSGYQPYLNSVPYDVADEEKRRILMTHSEKLALAFGLISMNPGSTIRIMKNLRICEDCHLVMCGASQITGREIVVRDNSRFHHFRDGTCSCGDFW, from the coding sequence ATGACTACTTTCTCACGCAAATTCTTCTCAACCAGACCCAGTTTTATCTCTTATCTGCCCAAACAACTACCTCAACACATCCCTGTATCCCAACCAACGCCAATTTTCATTCCCTTTTCTCAGCTTCAACAACAGTTAAGGCTGCTAGAATCCCACATAAACTCCACTCTTGATGCCTGCACATCTCTCTCCCAAATCAAACAAGTTCACTCTCACATTCTCTGCCAAGGCCTTCACCAGTGCTCCTATGTCATCACCAAACTTGTCCGCACGCTTACAAACCTCAATGTTCCCATGGAACCATACCCTCGTTCCATATTTCATCAGGTCCAGTCTCCTAATCCTTTTCTTTACTCTGCTGTTATTCGGGGTTATTCGATTCAAGGACCTTTAAGTGAATCTGTCAGAGTATATAGTCTAATGAGATCGGAAGGTGTTGGCCCTGTGTCGTTTACTTTTTCTGCGATTCTTAAGGCCTGTGGTGGGTTGTTGGATGTGAAGTTAGGTAGGCAGATGCATACGCAGTCAATTTTGATTGGTGGTTTGTGCTCTGATTTGTTTGTGATGAATACTTTGATAGATATGTATGTTAAATGTGGGTTTTTGGAGTGCGGGCGtaaagtgtttgatgaaatgcctcaAAAGGATGTGATTTCTTGGACCGAAATAATAGTTGCATATACAAAGATTGGGGATATGAAATCTGCAAGTCAGTTGTTTGATGATTTTCCTAGTAAGGATATGGTGGCTTGGACCGCAATGGTTACAGGTTTTGCTCAGAATGCTAAGCCAAGAGAAGCAATAGAATGTTTTGAAAGAATGCTGGACGCTGGTGTTCGAACTGACGAAGTGACTTTAGTTGGTGTTGTTTCAGCTTGTGCTCAGTTAGGTACAGCTGAATATGCTGATTGGATTGGTGATATTGCTCAGAAACTTGGGGCTGGCTCTGGTCATGATGTTGTTTTGGGATCGGCATTGATTGATATGTATTCCAAATGTGGGAATATTGATGTGGCTTATAAAGTTTTTTCTGGATTAAAGTATAGGAATGTGTTCTCTTATAGTTCAATGATAATGGGGTTCGCCGTGCATGGTCGAGCTGAATCTGCAATTAAAATGTTTAATGAAATGGTGAAAACAGACATAGAACCAAATGATGTTACATTTATCGGGGTTCTCACTGCATGTGTTCATTCACGTTTGGTAGATGAAGCTCTACGCATGTTTGAATTGATGGAGAAATGTTATGGAGTTAAACCAACAGCTGATCATTATACTTGCATAGTGGATGTGCTTGGACGAGCTGGGCGCTTGAATGAAGCTCTTGAGCTTGTGAAAACGATGCCAATTCAACCCCATGCTGGTGTGTGGGGAGCACTGCTCGGAGCTTGTCGCATCCATCGGAATCCTGATATTGCTAGTATTGCTGCTAGCCATTTGTTTGAGCTTGAACCCAATGGTATTGGAAACTATGTCATACTTTCTAATATATATGCATCAGCTGGAAGGTTTCTTGATGAATCAGATGTAAGGGAACTGATGAGAAAGCAAGGTCTAAAGAAGAATCCTGGATGCAGCTGGATTGAAGCAACAAAAGGAGTAATTCATGAGTTCTTTTCAGGGGATCTGACCCATCCAATGTCCACTGACATTAAGCAAGTTCTAATGGATCTTCTAGGTAGTTTGGAGGGTAGTGGATACCAGCCCTACCTCAATTCTGTGCCTTACGATGTGGCTGATGAAGAAAAGAGACGTATACTTATGACTCATAGCGAGAAGTTAGCTTTAGCATTTGGGTTGATCAGTATGAATCCTGGTAGCACCATAAGGATAATGAAGAACTTAAGAATTTGTGAAGATTGCCACTTGGTTATGTGTGGTGCCTCTCAAATAACTGGGAGGGAGATTGTTGTGAGAGATAACTCGAGATTCCATCATTTCCGTGATGGGACATGCTCTTGTGGTGATTTCTGGTGA